The Trichoderma breve strain T069 chromosome 2, whole genome shotgun sequence DNA segment CACTCTCGTTTCCTCTTTgtggtttctttttccttctatttttttattctcgTTTTTTGgtattgttttgtttgagCTAGACTCAGTCCACTCCTTTCTCTCAATTTCCGCCTGTCCTTCGATCTCTACACGACAAGACAAGCGCTCTATTTTTgccgaaaaaaaaatcgaaTCTATCTACTCTTCGCGTTCAAGAGAAAATAAGAGAAGACGAATCATACGATATTCGAGAGCCAGAACGTCAGCGTCCCAAAGTGTCGGTATTGTCGATCAGCCGCCATCCATCGCAGCTCCGTCAGCCGAATTACAACTCCGATTTGATCGAATCAGACCTACCAAAATCAATCGCCGCGTGTCTACTCCTCatcattattattattatcaCCCATCGCTATAAGCAAATCGTCAAAGATGGATACGACATCGTACCTCGTCGCGAGGGACCTGACAGAGCTTCACCAAGGTGAGAAAGCAATGGAATGAGCCGCGTCTCGTCGTGGTCGCGAATGCTAACGACAACGTCAGTGATGAGACTGGTCCCCCGAAAGGGCGAGTGTGTGAAATGCGACGATACGTCCAAGCTTCAATGCCCGTCTTGCGCCTCCAATGAGAGCTGCCAGTTTACGGTTCCGCTCGATTGCACTCAATGCCCACAGTCCTTCTGTGCGGTCAACGATTCCCCTACTCCCAGCAACGGAggcggaggtggtggtggaccCAGCGCCGGACCTATTGCTGGTGGTGTCATCGGTGGTATtgctgccatcgccatcatcacctaCCTGGTCTGGAGATTCCTAATCAAGCCCAAGAGGCGGCTCTCTCAGTCGGTGTACGGAGTCGAAGAGGCCGCTACCCAAGGCGGCGAGAAGAACGGCAACCGAGTCACCCGCCGCGGATCTACGCATACTGTCCACTCGATTGCCTCTACCGTCCTCACACGCGCCTCCAACATTATCCAAATCGCATATATTCCCGGCGTCACCAACCGAGCAACGCCTGCGTCACCCAACGTTTTGGTACCCCCTGTTCCGCCGATCCCTATGCACCACACCGAAGGTTACCGCGATTCCGGGGCTGACAACCCCCATTTCTTCGTTCCCGGCAACCTGCGAGACTCTACCTACTCCGGCATCTCCGCCTTTTCGGACAGGACCTCGTTTGCTCCGCCTCGCTCTAGCATCGCGTCTACCATCTTTGGTGGTGGCAAGCAGCAGGTCCTGACCCCTGCCCAGACCGTTATGCGTGCCAAGCCGACAATGGTGAGCGTCAAGTCCGGCGCAAGCGCCCCCGGCACACCTCCTGTCCCCAGCATCGATTACGACAAGTTCAACCCTTCCAAGACCCTCCGACCCCAGAGCGCGGCCAGCAACTTTAGTGTCGGCTCAACGTTCCTCAACAACGCCAATACCGTGACTCAAGCCCGTGCACAAGTCGTCAAGGTGGGAGGCTCTGGATTGAGAATGGTAGAGATTGCTTCCAAGCCCGAGAGCCAATCTTCTACGACGCTTGGTAACAAGTCACCAAAGACAACAGACGACACCACCCCTCCGACAAGCCGTGGAGAGTCATCAACAGTAGACCAGGGCCCATTTTCTGATCCTCCGGACCAGTTGAGCCCCAAAATCTCCGTCGAGGCTCCTCCTGCTTCCCCCGGCAGAGAAAGGGGATCTATTAAGGAGGGTGATTCTGGCTCACAAAAGCGTGATTCTAGCCCTTTTGGCGATGAGCATGAAACCAAGGACTGATCTATCAATGATGTGGtgattattttctttgtcgtctttttttatatatctGATTTCTACTTTTCGTGTTATACTTTTGGAGACTTCTGCTTTCTTCAGCGACGAGAGAATATCTTCAATTATGGGTTTATGGCGTCTTTTATCGGGACAAACGTGCAGGGATTGATATGACAGATGGCGGCACGGTTTGAAGCAGCAAAATGTGGACATCATTTGTGTGCTCGATTTCGATTACCACTTGAATAGAACATGATTTACTTTACTTGCCTCTCTTGTAGCATGATGATTATATGTCCTTGTGATCCACGACTCGAGCCCGGTACTTTATAAGCTTTGATATTCATGTAAATTGGGTATGAGGCCAGTTAGACAGACCAACGATTGGCGGTAGTGCTTGCTGAGCTAGCTGCAGTCTCAGGTATTTAAAAATCGCGGTTGGTAGGTCGACGATGGCCGATGAAGTTGCTCAGACTTGCATAGTCGTTGGCACACGAGACGTAAGTTTTGCCTCCTATGTAAGGGGGGGTGGGAGATTGACTGAGACCTTGAGTTGTTTGCCAAACTTTCAACTTCCTTGCAGTGCTGTATCATGGGATACGTACGTATAGGTGATTGGATAGTTCAGTCAAGCAGTGAGTGAGGTAAGGGGGTTTTTCTTGGAATCACAATCAAATGATGTTTAGATGGAGCCGGCTTTACATGAATGGATGTAGCAGAAGGGTAAAAAGAGAGATTATTGCTGAATAAATGGAGATATCGACAAGATATGCGAGACTgtgtgattgtgattgtcTTAGGATTACTTGATGTGGGAACAGTCAGATCCGGGGGATAGTACTCGAACACCTTATATGAGGTTCTATCGTAATATCTCCTTGATTCTATAAACCTGGTGGTGAAGAAAAGTACCAGGACGGGATGCTGATAAAGACACGTACATTCATCCGGTTTGCTCCATGGATAGCCAAGTGTAAACCATGCAAGTGAATCCTTATCTTAGGATCAAAGTACTTACAGGCTGATGCAATACGTTTATCAAGCTTCGATGAATACGCAACTCGACTTGTATCGAATGAATGTGCTAGATGTCTATAACGAGAGGCTCTCTGCCAAGTGTGACTAATTCCAGCTCTCGCTCGTCAACTTACAGTCTCATTTTATTTTGTCTATCTAATTGCAGGCAGTCACAAGCCATTCAATATCATCTTTTCTCACTCCTCAATAGCCAGCTTATTTTTCGAACCATACGCGTAATGCAGACTGTTATTcatctttgtttctcttatttggtttctttcttctcctttcagTAGTGACTTTGGTACCGCAGCTAGGTCCATACCTCCTAACCTAACACCAGATTGAGAGAATGTCACCATgggcaaaaggcaaaattgCCAATTTACTCGCAACAACCCGTCATCCAAAACCCCCTACATTCCATGAGCACACGGGCAACATGTTAATTACGTGTTATTAACCTCCCCGAGGGGTGTTTAGGGTATTTTGACATCCATCCAATCTATTTTCTAGTGAACCAGCCAACAGGCACTAAAGTGACAGTTCGAGTGTCAAACGAAATACACAAGTTCCCTACCTAACGTTCAAACTAATTGCTTACGCAAGCCAACAAAGCTCAAAACCTGATAGATGAGCCACACAAAAGGCCTCGTAGattaaagaaaaaggaagaaagcgAAATAGAAATCCCTAgggttcttttctttccttcctcATATAAACTAGTACCCCGCTCTCATGCAGCGGCGTTCTCAAACTGCAGCAAACTTACACGCCATCGAGAGACTTCTTCCCTTTTTAATGCAGTTTTGAAGGCATCCACTTTCTGCAAGTTTTCGGTGTCTAGGAGAAGCTAGGAGAAGACCGACGGGAAAACATGTGcctatttttctttttctcctcttcttatCATTGAGTCTGGAGAAACGTGCCGATTTCCCGTGTTTAACCGGTGAGAATTAAGAGAAGATGAGTTCCTGCAGGGAGCTAAATTGACAAAAGTTTGTTTTACGTTTGTGTGAAAGGGCTCGGTTGTAGTAGACGGTAATTGTGGTGTAAGAGAATCAGTATGTCAGAGGAGGATTCAATACGTCAGCAGTTTCAAAACAACACAATTTGAGGTTATCAAGAAGTAGACAGGTGTAATAAATGTTAGGAACATAAAAGTGGTTGACATAAAAATATGTGCGTATTTGCACTTCAACTTGAAGTCTCACTTGTTCTACCTACCTATCCAGCGATAGGCTCGGCCACTACGAAACTCTCCTCTCTTGAGTCCCCAACAAAGCAAGACATACATGACAACTCCAAACTTGCATTGCATCCTGTCAACGGACCGACCTCAAGCCACAAATTAGTTCAAGAAACACACAAGTcaactcctcctcttcagacTCTCCCTGCACTCAACTCACATGCCCAAAATCAACACTCCACCAACAGAATAAAATTCCCGTCGGAACGGCTTGCCGTGCATATCCCTACTTCTCCAGGACTAGCCACTTATTTCCGTCCCCCTCCAAAAAATGCTTGTTGACAGTAACATCCTCACCTTTTTTCATGTGTAGATCACCGTTTTTAGGAGCTCCATTTTAATGCTTCGCCCTGCCTTTGGGATTGCCGGTTTTATGACACATCAAGCCTCTTTTTTACTTTCACTGTATGAAATTCTTACTCTAGAAGATCAAGCGGTCAATGGACGGACTGTCATGCTCGAAACCGCGTACACCGATCACATTATTACATCATTGAGACTTGCACATCCCTCTTGGCACCTGTACACAGACCTCCTGTGATACCGTCGGCTTCGTGGCGTTAGCAGTGGTTACACATGTAGAGTGACGACGCAAGAAGCACTGGGATCAGGTCAATTTCAGGTACCGTAGTAGTAAAGCTACCCGAACCTCGCAAAACACCCTCCCAATGAAAAAATCCCGTCACCGTCTTTGAAAAACATCAATGCAGTTTGACTTTTTGTTCTTGCTTTTTCCGTCGGCCAAAAGGCGGCAGTGGCCGTTCCCAATTTCGCTCTCGTTtacaaagaaaaaagaaaaaaggagagagatgtgagagatagagagaaaagacagCTTCTTTAAAaaacagagaagaagaaaaaaatagtaGCTTCTAGGCATCCAACATCCCCTTCTTCCATACCATGTGCGTCTAGAAACCAGATTCTCCGGATAGTAGTATAACggcaaaaaaaaacaaataagCACTTTGTGGGATAATAAcatgtaaaaaaaaaagatgtaaaAAAATTCTGACAGATCCAACAAGATATCGCTATCAACACCCCCCATGACATGTGCCAAGACGTGTACGGtgatttactttttataacccaaaaggaagagggagCAGTAGAGATGAAATTGTCGAAgtgggaaagggaaaggggtAGAGAAAAAACAGACTCAACCAAGACTCCTGGAACACCCGCGACCATCCATTCCATATCTGTGGGGGGAACGAACGCAAAGAGAGAGTAAGAATTGGTAATGACGCAGGAGATGAGAGGTTTAGAGGCGCAATTGGCACCGGCCGGCGCGTGTCAGATAGTCAGGTAAGCCAGAAGAAATAGGTCGCTACCCCTCAAGAAATCATCAATGAGCACCATCAGGAGGTCCAGTAGCAGTATAAACATCGTAAGAATCCAGCGCCGCGGAAATGATGCCACCTTTTTGTGATGTGCGTTTGAGCGTCCGTAAGTGGCCTTACGCCATGCGCCAATCGAGGGGGCCCGTGAGTttgtaaaaataaataaataaaaaaaaagatgctttttttcttgttgccgaatgtcgtcgtcatcatgtAACAATATCGCAAGCCCACCCAACGACCGAAAGAGGAGCCAAAAATCAGAGCgccagctcttcttgccagcgTATGACATATACCAAGATGCATTCTATGGGAATGAACAACGTCCTGGTAGATAGCATGCCAAATTCGATAAGTAGAGACAAGCACCAAAAACAAACCAAGCATCCGGGGACCAAAAACGCTGCCGCATCCGACATTACCCAGCCATCAAAAGATTGATAGGGAGTTGGAAGGCGTGACAAGCTGGAACCGCTCATAACACGATGCACTTGGACTTGCCCTTGTCGCCGTCCTTGCCGCGCCGATACTTGTGCGTGTCTCGGCCTCCGCCGCCTACATCGCCATTGCTTGTTCGAGCGCGGCCGCTTGCGCCCGCAGGCGGTCGCGAGGCCTGCTGGCGCTGTCGGCGTAGAATCCTAACGACGTCGTAAAAGGCCTTTTCGACATTGATGCAGTTTTTGGCCGAGGCCTCGACAAACTCGCAGCCAAGCTCCCGAGCCAGGGCGTGTCCCTCCTGGGTCGATACCTCCCGCTCGGTGACTCTGTCGCTCTTGTTGCCCACAAGCATGATGGGCACAGGCAGCTGCGGGCTGGCAGCGGATAGAGGGGAGCCCGGATATGAGGGCGAGGAAGCTACAGACTCCTTGACGCGCTGGATCTGGTGGTGGAAGCGCTTGATGCGGGTAAAGGACGAGCGGGATGCGATGCTGTAGACTAGAACAAAGCCTTCACCGTCTCGGATCCATTGGTCTCGCAGCGCTGTGTATTCCTCCTGGCCGGCCGTGTCGAGGACCTCGAGCATGCAGGGCTGGCCATCGATGACAACCTGCTTGCGGTACGAATCCTCAATTGTCGGGTCGTACTGTGAGCGAAGGACTGTTAGCCATAAAAACGTACATCTTTTTTCGGTGGACGGAGAGCTCCTGTTTCTTCCCCTCATGCGCTACCGCCGTTGCCCGAGGCTGTCGCCCAATCGGTCAGGAGAGGGGAAAGCAAGAGTCGgtgttttctctctcttggccCTCTCGcgcgcctctctctctccgtctccccGTTGGTGTTTAGAAAGGGCGAATGCTTACCGTCTCGACGAAATGCTGCAAACACAGCTGAATGGTCAAGGCCGTCttgccaacaccaccatcgcccagcaccaccagcttGTACAGCACCATTCTGcccgccatgatgggcgcAAAGTTAGCGGTTGAGCGACCGAGCTAAGACAAGCAATCCTAGGGTTGTTTGGCCGGCGATTCCAAAAGGGCCCGCTAGCGGCGCTGCgaaaggagctggaggagggggagaaagATTGCACTGAGCAGAAGGGCAGCGAAGTCGAACCACAAAGGCGCGGCGACTGTGCAATGGGcgaaggagaagctgtgcGAGCGGTGCAGATGCAATTGGGATCAGAGACGCAAGTTTGGGGAGGGATGTTTGTGCCAGTGTTAGCACGGCCAAAAGACGAGATGCTTTGGGCG contains these protein-coding regions:
- a CDS encoding ras family domain-containing protein produces the protein MAGRMVLYKLVVLGDGGVGKTALTIQLCLQHFVETYDPTIEDSYRKQVVIDGQPCMLEVLDTAGQEEYTALRDQWIRDGEGFVLVYSIASRSSFTRIKRFHHQIQRVKESLPVPIMLVGNKSDRVTEREVSTQEGHALARELGCEFVEASAKNCINVEKAFYDVVRILRRQRQQASRPPAGASGRARTSNGDVGGGGRDTHKYRRGKDGDKGKSKCIVL